A stretch of DNA from Alkalidesulfovibrio alkalitolerans DSM 16529:
CCGTCCCGGCGCTCTTGCCCGCCTGCAAGGCGGATATGCGAATTTGCCCGTGGCGGAAGCGCAGGCTCCCTCGGGTCGAGCTGGTCAGGAGGAATTCCGTTTGGCCCTGGGGTCGTCCAAAAGGCAGACCGCAAGGCCGTTGCAATGCTGGTCGAAGATGGTGCCTTCCTTGGCGTGTTTGGCCAGATCAGCGAAAGTGATGGTGTTGAGCTTCTCGAACATGGCTGTGCTGGCCTCCATCCAGACCAGTCGGGTGATGCAATTACCGGCAAGGTTGCAATGCGGATTGTTGGTTCCGCATTCCGCCAGGAGGCTGTCGCCCTCGAGCAACTTGATCACTTCGCCCACGCTGATCTGGTCGAGCGGCTTGGCGATGGTGTGGCCACCTTTTTTGCCACGACGGCTTTTGAGAAAGCCGCCTTTGCGCAATATTTGGGCTATGCGCTCCAGATACTTGACGGAGATGTCCTGCCGCTGGGCAGTGTCCTGGATGCGGACGGGGCCGTCCTGACAATTCAGGGCGATATCCAGCAGGAGTCGAGTCCCATAGCGGCTCTTCGTCGATAGTCTCATGACGACCTCATGGCAAAATGTCCACGCGTCACGGCGGTCGCGCCGCGGACGCGCATGGTCATGGAGGCCTGTCGCGAAGGCGCTCGCATGGAGGTATGCGATGCGGAAGGTGGCGGCTGTCGCCAGGGAACGCAAGCTGCCTATACCAAGTTCGCGTGGAAATCAATATCTGCTGGGTAGGAAATTGGAAAAGATGGCGCTACGTCGATGATCCCTTGCCAACCCCGAGTTCGCGCGGGCCATCGGGTTGACCGCGTGACCCGTGCCTTGCTAGGCAGGGCGTTGTGTCATGATCCAGTTTTCCGTTTTGCGCTTCCGGTAATGAAAAGGAGACCTCATGGGGTACGTGAATCTGTCCGAATGTCTGCGCGAGCTCGAAGCGACACGCCGCCTCGTGCGCCTGCGCGAGCCGGTCGACGCGAATATTGAGGCTGGAGTCATCCAGCGCCGGGCATACCGCAAGGGTGGACCAGCGATTCTCTTCGAGAACGTCAAGGGTTGCACCTTCCCCATGGTTGGCAACCTCTTTGGCACCTCCGAGCGCATCCGCTACATCTTCCGCGACACCCTGCGTTCTCTTGAAGCCCTCATGAGCCTGAAAGCCGACCCGGCCGCGCTTTTGAAAAAGCCCTTGCGCTTCAGTGGTGTTCCCCTGGCGCTGTTGCATACCATGCCCAAGACCGTGTCCACGGGGCCGATCATGGCCCGCACCACGCGTCTCTCGGAGCTGCCGCAACTACGCTCCTGGCCCATGGACGGCGGGGCCTACGTGACGTTGCCGCAGGTCTACACCGAGGACCCCGATGCGCCGGGATATGCGCGCTCGAACCTCGGCATGTACCGCGTGCAGCTTTCAGGCGAGACCTTTGCCCCAGACCGCGAGGTGGGCCTGCACTACCAAATTCATCGCGGTATTGGTCCGCACCACGCGGCCGCCATCCGGCGCGGGGAGCGGCTGCCGGTCAACGTCTTCGTGGGCGGTCCCCCGGCCATGACCCTGGCTGCCGTCATGCCCCTGCCTGAGGGCATGCCCGAAATATTCTTCGCGGGAGTGCTGGGCGGACGGCGAGTGCGCATGGTGCGGCCCGAAGGCGGCCTGCCTGTCCTGGCCGAGGCGGACTTCTGCATCCAGGGCTACATCGAGCCGCACGCGGTCAAGCCCGAGGGGCCGTTCGGCGACCATCTGGGCTACTATTCCCTGGCCCACGACTTCCCCGTTATGACCGTGACCCGCGTGCTGCATCGCGAAAACGCCGTGTGGCCGTTCACCACTGTCGGCCGCCCGCCGCAGGAGGACACGGTCTTCGGGGAATTCATTCACGATCTCACCGGGGCGCTGGTGCCCACGGTTTTTTCGGGTGTGCGGGAAGTGCACGCCGTGGATGCGGCCGGAGTGCATCCGCTGCTTCTGGCTGTGGGCAGCGAGCGCTACGTGCCCTATGCCGCCGAGCGTCAGCCACAGGAGTTGCTGACATCGGCCTGCGCGCTGCTGGGGACCACGCAGACCTCGCTCTCCAAGTACGTCATCATCGCGGCGGCCGAGGATTCCGGACTCCTCTCAGCCCACAAGATCCCGCATTTCCTGGCCCATGTGCTGGAGCGCATCGACCTCTCCCGCGATCTGCACTTTCTCACGCGCACGACCATGGATACCCTGGATTATTCAGGCATCAGCCTGAATCAGGGATCCAAGGTCATCATCGCGGCCGCAGGAGCGCCCCGGCGCGAGCTTTCCTCCGAGCTTCCCCGGGACTTCGCGTTGCCCGAGCCCTTTGGCGAAGCGCGCGTCTTTTCGGCAGGAATCGTGATCGTCCAGGGCCCGCCGCACGGCGCAGGGCGCGATAGGCACGACCCGAGGCTGCAATCCCTGGCCAAGGCATTGGGCGAGACGAGCGGCATGGAAGGGCTGCCTCTGGTGGTGGTCTGCGACGATGCGGCCTTCACTGCGGCTGACTGGGACAACTTCCTGTGGGTTACGTTCACCCGCTCGGACCCTGCCACCGACATCTACGGTGGCAAGTCGTTCACCCATTGCAAGCACTGGGGGTGCGCCGGACCCTTGGTCATCGACGCCCGGCTGAAGACCTACCACGCGCCGCCGCTCGACCCCGATCCCGTGGTCGAGGCGCGCGTGGACGCCCTGGCCGCGCCGGGCGGGGCGCTTCACGGGGTCATCGACTAGGAGCGCTTCGTCCGGCCAGGGACGACTGCACGAAGTCGATGGCCATGCGGGCCACGCCCGGATGGTAGAGGAACTGAACGTGGCCGCAGGTCGGCGTCTCGACGTCCTGAAAGCCCGAGCCTGCCGGAGGTCTGCTGTTGTCCACTGGCAGGACCATGGCGTCCACGTTGGAGCGCAGGGAGAGCGCGGGCACCGGCGCAGCGGGCGTGAAGGCCTGCAGCGCCAGCATGACCTCCGAGGTCGGGTGCAGGTCGTCCACCAGACGGCCGAAGCCCAGCGCCCCGAGGCTGCTTCCTCTGTGCGGCGCGCCCACGGTGACGCAGGCCGCGACCCGCTTTGCGATGTCCTCCTCGGCCAACAGCCGCCGGGCGATCACGCCGCCAAGGCTGTGTCCCACCAGAATGATGGGGCGGTCTGGATTTTCTTTCATGATCGCGCGCACCTGGGCGGCCACGCCGCGCATCGCGGGCATGAAGTCCTGGTGCAGGCTTTCGTAGCGCGGGCAGTACTGCCGGGGCAGGCCCGCCTGTCTGAACCACCGGCGCCACAAGAGCCAGACGGCTGGATTGTTGTACAGTCCGTGGATGAAGACCACGCATGGCCCGGAGGCGTCCTTGTCCGGCCTGGCCAGCGAGGGCAGGCGGCCGAGCGGAAGGGTGAGCAGCAGGAAGAACTGGCAGGCGGCAGAGATGGCGACACGCCCCAGGAAAAAGCGCCAGAGGCCTTCGCGGGCAAGGCGCCTGAGCCTTTCCTCGTGCGGCGTGCCGAAGGATTCGTACCACAGGAGAGCGTGGATGATCACAGCCACGGCCGTGGAGACGAGGGCGAGCAGGGCCACGTAGGCGAGAAGGGCATATATGATGAACACGGGAACCTCCCTGGCGGTCTTGGATGCCACCTTGTCAGGTCTCGGGCTCCTATACTAGATTGTCGGGTCGGCACAAGGCATGTCTGCGCCATGATCCGGCACGGGGAGGCAAGAGTGGGCAGGGACGATCTTTCGGAAACGACGGCCGAGCGGTTCTTCGAAGTCGAGATGCGTGTTGGGCGCGTTGTGACTGCCGAGCCGCTTGCCAAGGCAAAAACGCCTGCCTACAGGCTGCGCATAGATTTCGGTGAGCATGGCCTGCGTCATAGTAGCGCGCAGATTACGGACCTCTATGCCCCCGACGAACTCGTCGGACGTTTGGTCGTGGCCGTCACCAATCTGCCGCCCCGCCGCATCGCGGGATTCGTGAGCGAGGTTCTGGTCCTGGGCGTGCCCGACGAGCAGGGCAGGGTGACGCTGCTCGAACCCGAGCGCGACGTTCCCGTGGGCGGACGGGTGCATTGAAGCATTTGTCCTGTCTTTCCCCTTGCAAGAAGGAAAATGCATGATCTATCCCGCCGAACGCATCCTGCTTTTGGACATCGGCAGCGGCACCCAGGACGTGCTCTACGCCCTGGCCGACCAGAACCCCTCTAACTGGCCCAAATTCGTGCTGCCCGCCCCGGCCCGGCGCGTGGACGCCCGTATCCGGGAACTGACCCGGCAAGGGCGCGACATTCACCTGTGCGGCACGAACATGGGCGGCGGCTTCGTGCGGGCACTGAAGGACCACCTTGCGACCGGGTTCGCGGCCTCCGCCCATCCCGACGCGGCCTTCGCCCTGGCCGACGACCTTGGCCTCGTCACGACCATGGGCGTGCGGCTGAGCGAGACGGCCCCGCGCGGCCACGCGCCGGTCCAACTCGCGGATTACGATCCGGGATTTTGGGAGGCGTTCCTCGGCGCGGCCGGGTTGCCATTGCCCGAGATGGTCGCGGCCTGCGCCCAGGACCACGGCTTTCATCCCGGCAAGAGCAACCGCGAGGGCCGCTTCGCCCTGTGGCGGCGCTTTCTGACCGAGGCGAACGGCCGGATCGAGGCCCTGGTCTATGCCGCGCCGCCCGAGGAACTGACGCGCCTGGCCGTTTTGCAGCGCGCCATCGGCGGCGGTCCGGTGGCGGATTCCGGCCCGGCCGCGGTGCTCGGCGTGCTCAGCGTGCCGCGCATCGAGGAGCTTTCGCGCGAGCAGGGCATTTGCGTTGTCAACGTGGGCAACTCGCACACCATCGCCTTCCTGGTCCTCGATGGCCGGGTGTACGGCGTGTACGAGCAGCACACCGGCCTCCTCGACGGCCGCGCCCTGTGGGACGATCTGGCGCGCTTCAAGGCCTGCCGCCTCAGCTTTGCGGAGGTTTTCGAGGCCAAGGGGCACGGCTGCATGACGCTCGATGCGCCGTCGCGGGCGGCCGGTTTCGCGCCCACCTTCGTCATCGGCCCGCGCCGCGATCTCCTGCGGGGATTCGAGGCCGAATTCCCCCATCCCGGCGGTGATATGATGGTCGCGGGCTGCCTGGGACTTCTCAAGGGCATCGCGGGGCATGGCGGCTGAGGCGTCGCTTCCGGACAGGCGCGAGGCGGTCTTCGTCTTCGTGCGCGAATCGGGCTGGGCGGACGTGTCCTCGCCTGCGGATGTCACTTTTCTGGCCGCCGGGGAATACAACGAGAACTGGTTTGTCCGCGCGCCGCATGGCGATCTGGTGCTGCGCATCAATCACGGCAGCCAGTTGGGGCTTGGCGAGCGGCAGATCGTTTACGAATTCAATGTGCTGCAGGCCCTTGCTCAAAGCGGGGTCACGCCCCGGCCGCATGTCGTGGAGCCAGCGCCGCGGGGCCTTCCCGGCGGTGTCCTGCTCATGGAATATCTGCCCGGCCGTGCCTTCGATTATGCGACTGACAGCGATCTTGCGGCCCGTATCTTCGCCCGCGTCCATGAGGTCGCGCCAAATCCGGAGCTTGTGCGCCAGCCCGATCCCGTCGCCGCCATTGCCGACGAAAGCCTTTCGCTCATCGAGCGTTATCCGGAACATCCGTTGCGCGAAAAGCGGACGGCGCTTTTGGGCCTGCACGCGCGCGTCCTGCGGCTGGCCGAAGAGGCCCGCGAACTGTTTGCGCGCGATGCCCAGGTGCTGGTCAACACCGAGGTCAACTCCGGTAATTTTATCGTCGGGGAAGGGGAGCGGCAGGGCCGCGCTTGGCTCGTGGACTGGGAAAAGGCAGTGCTTTCAACGCGTTGTCAGGATCTTGGGCATTTCCTGGTGCGCACCACCACGCGCTGGAAGACGGACTACACGTTCGGCCCGGACGAGCGTTTGCGTTTTCTGACGACCTATTTGGTGGAATCGGGACTTGAAGAGCCACTTGAAGAATTGGACGCCAAGGTGGCGCTCATGGAACGGACCATTCTCTTGCGCGCCTTGTCCTGGTGCTACATGGCCTGGCACGAGTATACGCGGCCAGGTAGCCGCGCATTGCGCAACCCATCGACCTTCGCTCGCATCGAGGACTATCTGAGGGACATCGACGGCCTCGCCGCCGCCATATAGCCGATTTTGGATCGTGCAGGGCGGTACGGGAGGAGGACGGCGAAATGGGCAAAAGAAAAAGGCCAGTGATTGCTCACTGGCCTTTGTTCTCTTGATGGCGAAGCGGACGGGACTTGAACCCGCGACCTCCGGCGTGACAGGCCGGCGTTCTGACCAACTGAACTACCGCTCCGAATTTCAAGGCACGGGTGGTAGGCGGAACAGGGCTCGAACCTGCGACCCTCGGCTTGTAAGGCCGATGCTCTCCCAACTGAGCTATCCGCCCGTGCAACGGGAAGTCGGTGTTTATCTATTCCGATCTGGGATGTCAACGGGATTTGTCGTGGGATCGACAAAAAATCTCCGCTCAAGATCCCAGGTCGCGCTTGCGCACATCTCTCCGCCAGGGATTGTCTGGCGAGCAGCAACCTTCGCCAGCGTAGAGTTCAGCCTTGAAAGTCGCCCCTCGCTCGGGATTGAGCATCAGCAGGCAGACGTAGCGACCAGCGGCGGCATCCCACGAAAGCTCGGGGCAGCGTGGTTTGTAGCCGTGCAGTCTGTGCGAGACTTCGCACTGGTCGCCAAGACAGCAGCGGCCGCAGCCGACGCACGGTTCCGACACCCTCACCGCAGCACCGATCTCGATGCGAATGCTTTGGACACGCATATCTCCCACGATCTGGATTTGGAGGCAGCCACGCGGAGTCGGCACTGCGTCCTGAAACCGCACATGCAGCATCCGCCCCTTTGCGGCAGATGTCCAGACTTTCCGCCTGTCGTCCCGGAACTCTTCGTGGCGGCGGCTCAGTTTCGTCGAGTGGCCGTTGCGCGGGGTCGCTGCCCATAGCGTGTCGATAAACGTGCGCGCTCGTCCGCCGGGCTTTTGGGAATAGGAAGTTCTTGCCAGGCGCAGCGGCGTTTGATACTTCCTTCACATTGGCTGATCGATCAATCAATCAGTCTGGCGCTCCGTCCGCACACGGTGGGAGCAACGTGAATAAGAAGGAGAACACAATGCGTTTGGAATTCGATACCCGTGGATTGTGTTGCGATTTGGCCCTACACCCAGTTTCCGGGCTGGTGGCCAAGAAGATGCAGAAGCTCGGCAAGGCCGTGTACCGCCACAAATACGCCAATTGGTGGCGCAAGGGGAACACGACTACCTGCGGCATGCGCGTTGATCCCGAACTCCTCGTGCGCGTGCGCCTCGACGGCGCGCCGCAGGAGTTCGACCAGTCCGGGCTGACCCGCGAGGTCTTTGAGGTTCGCCGCCGCATGTACCTGGAGAGCAATGCCAACTACGCTTGCGTGCTCGGCTACGACAACGAGCCCTGCGGTTGCGTCTGGCGTTGGAACGACATCTCCGATTTCGATCCGGCCCGGTTCACCTTCCAGGTGCAGCGCTGGGATAGCATCATGGGCGAGAAGGACTACTTCATCCTCGACAATGTGCTCTACGACGGCCATTTCGCCGATGAGCACGCATGGTGTGATTCCAAGGGCTTCGATCTCATCCGCCCCATCGTCATCAACCTGGGCGCCGTGCGCCGCGAGATGGCCAGGGCGGTCTAGCAGGCAGCCCCGGAAGCATCGCCTGTTGCATGACGCGATGGCCGGTCCTGGCGCTTGCCGGGGCCGGCCATTCGTTTTGGGCGCACGATTTCCCACAGGCCATCGAGACCGCCAATATCTTCCCGATCGGTTGTCTCCGCTGCACGATGCATGTATCACGTCGATGTGGCAGCCTGTCTCGCTCCTACCGTCGCGCAAGGCGATGCACCCGCGCCTCTCTCTTCCGGGCATGGCGTGCTTTCGCTTCGCGGCCTGCATCTGGCCCTGGGCGAGACGGTGCTCGTCCAGGATCTGAACCTCGACGTGCCGCCGGGCGTCATCGTCACGGTCAAGGGCCGCAGCGGAGCGGGGAAGTCGAGCCTGTTGTCGTTCCTGTGCGGGGCGCTGCCCCGGACGTTCACGGCCTCGGGCCGCATCATCCTCGACGGTCGCGACATCTCTGGGCTGCCGCCCGAACGCCGGGCCCTGGGCATCCTCTTTCAGGACGACCTGCTTTTTCCGCACATGAGTGTGGGCGGGAATCTGCTGTTCGGCATTCCCCGGCGGGGGCTGTCCCAGGACGAGCGTATCGCGCTGGCCGAACAGGCCCTGGTCGAGTGCGGGCTTGCTGGCTTTTTCCGGCGCGAACCAGGCACGCTCTCCGGCGGGCAACGAGCCCGCGTGGCATTGATGCGGACGCTCCTTGCCAAACCCCGTGCATTGTTATTGGACGAGCCGTTCGCGAGTCTGGACGTCGAGACGCGGAAGGAGTTCCGCCAGTTCGTTTTCGATCATGCCAGGGCGGCTGGGCTGCCGACCCTGCTGGTCACCCACGACCAGTCCGACGCCGAGGCCGCCCATGGCCCCGTCGTTTCCCTCGATACCTGATTCAAAGGAGTGATCCATGTTTCGCCTGTCGATTTCTTTCATGGCCGTGCTTGTGCTCCTGGCCGGTTCGGTTTCAGCACGTGCGTCGGCGGACGACTGGAACGCTGTTCTCGCCACGGCGCGCGGCCAGACCGTCTACTGGAACGCCTGGGCAGGGTCCGAGGCGGCCAACGACTACATAGCCTGGGTGGCTGCTGAGGTTTCGCGTCGCCATGGCATTACCTTGCGCCACGTCAAGGTCACGAACCTGGCAGAATCCGTGGCCCGC
This window harbors:
- a CDS encoding ATP-binding cassette domain-containing protein, with amino-acid sequence MYHVDVAACLAPTVAQGDAPAPLSSGHGVLSLRGLHLALGETVLVQDLNLDVPPGVIVTVKGRSGAGKSSLLSFLCGALPRTFTASGRIILDGRDISGLPPERRALGILFQDDLLFPHMSVGGNLLFGIPRRGLSQDERIALAEQALVECGLAGFFRREPGTLSGGQRARVALMRTLLAKPRALLLDEPFASLDVETRKEFRQFVFDHARAAGLPTLLVTHDQSDAEAAHGPVVSLDT
- a CDS encoding aminoglycoside phosphotransferase family protein; amino-acid sequence: MAAEASLPDRREAVFVFVRESGWADVSSPADVTFLAAGEYNENWFVRAPHGDLVLRINHGSQLGLGERQIVYEFNVLQALAQSGVTPRPHVVEPAPRGLPGGVLLMEYLPGRAFDYATDSDLAARIFARVHEVAPNPELVRQPDPVAAIADESLSLIERYPEHPLREKRTALLGLHARVLRLAEEARELFARDAQVLVNTEVNSGNFIVGEGERQGRAWLVDWEKAVLSTRCQDLGHFLVRTTTRWKTDYTFGPDERLRFLTTYLVESGLEEPLEELDAKVALMERTILLRALSWCYMAWHEYTRPGSRALRNPSTFARIEDYLRDIDGLAAAI
- a CDS encoding tRNA-binding protein; its protein translation is MGRDDLSETTAERFFEVEMRVGRVVTAEPLAKAKTPAYRLRIDFGEHGLRHSSAQITDLYAPDELVGRLVVAVTNLPPRRIAGFVSEVLVLGVPDEQGRVTLLEPERDVPVGGRVH
- a CDS encoding DUF1786 domain-containing protein produces the protein MIYPAERILLLDIGSGTQDVLYALADQNPSNWPKFVLPAPARRVDARIRELTRQGRDIHLCGTNMGGGFVRALKDHLATGFAASAHPDAAFALADDLGLVTTMGVRLSETAPRGHAPVQLADYDPGFWEAFLGAAGLPLPEMVAACAQDHGFHPGKSNREGRFALWRRFLTEANGRIEALVYAAPPEELTRLAVLQRAIGGGPVADSGPAAVLGVLSVPRIEELSREQGICVVNVGNSHTIAFLVLDGRVYGVYEQHTGLLDGRALWDDLARFKACRLSFAEVFEAKGHGCMTLDAPSRAAGFAPTFVIGPRRDLLRGFEAEFPHPGGDMMVAGCLGLLKGIAGHGG
- a CDS encoding RrF2 family transcriptional regulator yields the protein MRLSTKSRYGTRLLLDIALNCQDGPVRIQDTAQRQDISVKYLERIAQILRKGGFLKSRRGKKGGHTIAKPLDQISVGEVIKLLEGDSLLAECGTNNPHCNLAGNCITRLVWMEASTAMFEKLNTITFADLAKHAKEGTIFDQHCNGLAVCLLDDPRAKRNSS
- a CDS encoding lipase family alpha/beta hydrolase — encoded protein: MFIIYALLAYVALLALVSTAVAVIIHALLWYESFGTPHEERLRRLAREGLWRFFLGRVAISAACQFFLLLTLPLGRLPSLARPDKDASGPCVVFIHGLYNNPAVWLLWRRWFRQAGLPRQYCPRYESLHQDFMPAMRGVAAQVRAIMKENPDRPIILVGHSLGGVIARRLLAEEDIAKRVAACVTVGAPHRGSSLGALGFGRLVDDLHPTSEVMLALQAFTPAAPVPALSLRSNVDAMVLPVDNSRPPAGSGFQDVETPTCGHVQFLYHPGVARMAIDFVQSSLAGRSAPSR
- a CDS encoding UbiD family decarboxylase, which translates into the protein MGYVNLSECLRELEATRRLVRLREPVDANIEAGVIQRRAYRKGGPAILFENVKGCTFPMVGNLFGTSERIRYIFRDTLRSLEALMSLKADPAALLKKPLRFSGVPLALLHTMPKTVSTGPIMARTTRLSELPQLRSWPMDGGAYVTLPQVYTEDPDAPGYARSNLGMYRVQLSGETFAPDREVGLHYQIHRGIGPHHAAAIRRGERLPVNVFVGGPPAMTLAAVMPLPEGMPEIFFAGVLGGRRVRMVRPEGGLPVLAEADFCIQGYIEPHAVKPEGPFGDHLGYYSLAHDFPVMTVTRVLHRENAVWPFTTVGRPPQEDTVFGEFIHDLTGALVPTVFSGVREVHAVDAAGVHPLLLAVGSERYVPYAAERQPQELLTSACALLGTTQTSLSKYVIIAAAEDSGLLSAHKIPHFLAHVLERIDLSRDLHFLTRTTMDTLDYSGISLNQGSKVIIAAAGAPRRELSSELPRDFALPEPFGEARVFSAGIVIVQGPPHGAGRDRHDPRLQSLAKALGETSGMEGLPLVVVCDDAAFTAADWDNFLWVTFTRSDPATDIYGGKSFTHCKHWGCAGPLVIDARLKTYHAPPLDPDPVVEARVDALAAPGGALHGVID